AAGTCTTGTCTATTCGGCTATTTTGAAGGGTACAATTGCTTCCGGAGCAAGGACCCGGAACGTGAAAGTCTCCGTGATGTAGAAGTTTACTTCGGTATTCGTGTGTGACTGATAGCCTATCGAGAAGTCCTGTCCCACTATAAGCTCACTGTCACCGCCGCGCAGAGATACGAGCATGGAGGTTTCATACAGACTTGAAAGAACTATTTTGCCGCCGATCAAGGCTTCTACGCGCTTTTTAAGCGGATAGCATTTTGCGGATGTCTGTATCTTTGTCCAGAGCGGCAGTGAGCAGACGAGCGCAAATGGTCCGCTGACGGAACGCGCGCTGAGGGTCTTTACTGCGGTGTCGAGTGCAGAAATTATAGCCTCGTCCTCAAGCTGCATCTCTACAGGTTCATTGTCGCTTTCAAGCTCAAGCCCGAGAATGCCCGCATCCTCAAGGCCCTGATATATCGCTGTGTCCTCAAAGAGGGCGGCCTTGCGGCCCGCTTCATGTACCGGTGTAAAGTCCACAGTCTTGCAGCCGCGGCTGATGTCCTCAAGATCCCACATTGACATAGTAAACGGCACCCTTATCTCCACCAGCGGAAGAACTTCGCGCATACCATAACTGACTCCGTCCACCGGGGATTCTTCAGCCAGGGACAGTGTCCCTTCCGATACGGCGTCGTACTTCCAGCCCATAGGTCCT
This window of the Synergistaceae bacterium genome carries:
- a CDS encoding bacteriocin family protein is translated as MDILKRSLAPIVPEAWEEIDEQAKNAITSVLSGRKVVDVKGPMGWKYDAVSEGTLSLAEESPVDGVSYGMREVLPLVEIRVPFTMSMWDLEDISRGCKTVDFTPVHEAGRKAALFEDTAIYQGLEDAGILGLELESDNEPVEMQLEDEAIISALDTAVKTLSARSVSGPFALVCSLPLWTKIQTSAKCYPLKKRVEALIGGKIVLSSLYETSMLVSLRGGDSELIVGQDFSIGYQSHTNTEVNFYITETFTFRVLAPEAIVPFKIAE